A DNA window from Aminivibrio sp. contains the following coding sequences:
- a CDS encoding ATPase, translating into MNLSEVLTTLLAAEDEAADSVEDARRKAADILRENREKFAAEQEARLGAARAQAKAIVESARHSAEMEAAQIADMGMRARQKMKDQFAEKAPQVVSQFAKEIAERYEKKGGA; encoded by the coding sequence ATGAACCTGAGCGAAGTGCTGACCACTCTTCTGGCCGCCGAGGACGAAGCGGCGGATTCCGTGGAGGACGCCCGGCGGAAGGCTGCTGACATCCTCCGGGAAAACAGGGAAAAATTCGCCGCCGAACAGGAGGCCCGGCTGGGCGCTGCCAGGGCCCAGGCGAAGGCCATCGTGGAATCAGCCCGCCACTCCGCCGAAATGGAAGCCGCCCAGATCGCCGATATGGGAATGCGGGCCCGGCAGAAGATGAAGGACCAGTTTGCGGAAAAGGCCCCCCAGGTGGTGTCGCAGTTCGCCAAGGAGATCGCCGAGCGGTACGAAAAAAAAGGAGGGGCCTAG
- a CDS encoding V-type ATP synthase subunit D codes for MSPKIAPTRGNMVKFAASLKLAEKGHDLLEQKRTILLVELMGKIREAKELQRSLEDIFSKAYFSLQMAGLSLGIENVEELSYSIPETDDFTVRLHSVMGVEIPKVDPVNRPPELCYSFLGTSGVVDRAYLHATEVLSLIARLAEVETSVYRLAVQIRRTFRRVNALEKVVIPSQRRMRAWIANVLEENDREDFTRMKMAREGMVNEGGGIL; via the coding sequence ATGAGCCCGAAAATAGCCCCCACCAGGGGAAATATGGTGAAATTCGCAGCATCGCTGAAACTGGCCGAGAAGGGGCACGACCTTCTCGAGCAGAAACGGACCATCCTCCTTGTGGAGTTGATGGGAAAAATCCGGGAGGCCAAAGAGCTCCAACGCTCGCTGGAGGACATCTTCTCCAAGGCCTACTTCAGCCTCCAGATGGCCGGCCTTTCCCTCGGCATCGAGAACGTGGAGGAACTCTCCTACTCTATCCCCGAAACGGATGACTTCACCGTGAGGCTCCACTCCGTCATGGGCGTGGAGATTCCGAAGGTGGACCCTGTGAACAGGCCGCCCGAACTGTGCTACTCCTTTCTCGGCACGTCGGGGGTAGTGGACCGCGCCTACCTTCACGCCACGGAAGTGCTCTCCCTCATCGCCCGGCTGGCCGAGGTGGAGACTTCCGTCTACCGGCTGGCGGTACAGATCCGGAGGACCTTCCGGCGGGTGAACGCCCTGGAGAAAGTGGTCATCCCCTCCCAGCGGCGGATGCGCGCCTGGATCGCCAACGTGCTGGAGGAGAACGACCGGGAGGATTTTACCCGGATGAAGATGGCCCGCGAGGGAATGGTGAATGAAGGAGGAGGAATCCTATGA